The genomic DNA TTGCATTTTGCAGCAGGTTCACCAGCATTTGAAATACCGATTCGCCGGATGTACGTACTTGAAGAGGATGCCCGGCAACCTGAAGGCCCACTCCTTTTTCGGCTGCTGCGGGAGCAAGCAACTCGACCGTTTGACGGACCATATCCAGCAGGTCGAACGACTGCTCCTTGCGTTCAAATCCGGACTCCTCCAAGCGGGTAAGCTGCATAAGCCGGTCAACCATGCGAACGAGCCGATACGACTCTTGGGTGATGATGGACAGACCCTTTTCCTGGGATACCACCTGTTCATTGATCGCATGGGCATAGCCTTGAATGGACATAAGCGGAGTGCGCAATTCGTGCGATACGTTCTGCAGGAATTCCATATGGTCCTTTTGATGCTTTTTGATCTTATCCGCCATTGCCTGAAAGGTTGCCATCAGCTCGTCAATTTCCGTTGTTCCCGCCTTGGGCAAGGAAACCCCATCCCGATAGGGCTCATACTTGCTGACGGTTTCCTTCAATTTGCGAATCGGCTGCGTGATCTGCCAAATCGACAGGAAACCAATCGCAAAAATAACAAGGCTGCTTACCACTAGAGAAGCAACAGCAATCTGAACGAGCTTGCCGAAGATCTGCAGCACCGAAGCTTCCGGGGTATAAAGCACAACTGTATACTGTCCCGCTTTCTGAAATACATACATCACTTGTTTGCCTACAAATTGCTTTATGCCATTCTCGTGCTCCAGTTGCAGCGGAGCATTCGCTCCGATCAGCGTGGAATCGCTGGCGGCCACAACTCGTCCAGTCGAGTCCTCGATATAAAAATCAGCGTTAAGTTTATGATTCTTGAAACGCAGCGGCAAATCCGATGCATCAAGCGCATTGACCTCTTCTTGTATGATATCCAGCGCTTTGTCCATTTGCAGCTGCAATTGATTCCTCGTCTGCTCAACGATCATTTGGTCGATGAATCGGGTAAACAGGGTTACCGTAATGGCTACTGAGCCGATCATTACCACGAATAGCGATAATAAAATACGGGTGCGCAGTGAGTGCATCATATGGATACCGTTGCCTTGTAGCCGAAGCCCCATACCGTTTCAATCGCAAATCCCGAGGGGACTTCGGCAATCTTCCGACGGAGCCGCTTGATCAATTCGTCGACCACGCGCACATCGCCAAAGAAATCATAGTCCCACACTTGCTGAATCAATTGCTCGCGGCTGTACGGGCGGTTCGGATGCTTGGCAAAATGCAGAAGCAGCTCATATTCGCGCGATGTCAAGGTCAATTCTTTCCCGCCCTGAACCTTGATCTGACGGTACTCTTCGTGGATCAGCAAATTTCCTGCTTTAATGAGCTTTTCGGAATGGGCTTCATCGGCCGAATGATCCTGTTCATTTTTTCTCCAGCCAACCAAACGGAGGATGGCGTTAACCCGTCCTACCAACTCCCGAGGGTGGAAGGGCTTTCCCAAAAAATCATTGCAGCCCAGCTCAAGCCCCATAATGCGATCCATGGCTTCGCCGCGCGCCGAAACCATGATGATGGGCATCTCACTGAAGCTTCGAATCATCGACAATAATTGGAATCCATTCACTCCCGGCATCATGATGTCCAAGATCAAACAGTCCGGCTTTTCCGATCGAATGCGTTCAATCAAGCCGTCCCCGGAAGCAAATTCCTCCACAGAATGACCGTCTTTTCGCAAATATTCGGAGATGAGTTGACGGATATTGGAATCATCATCTACGGTGAATATGCTGGCCATCCAACCACCATCCTTCTATCAGTTACATTAAAATTACTATTCCTGCTGATAAAAAGAAAGTAGGAAAATATTGCTTGAAAGGGCGCGCCCCACTTCCAATTGGATAGGGGCGTCGAACTATTATTAGCTTCATCCTAGCGATAACCCGTGAAGAATTTGCAAACCAATTATGAGAAAAGTATGAGACGTTTATATGATCTGGATTGCCATTTGCGGAGCGAATCCCTCTCCATGCAAAAAATCCCCTCACGGGGACTTGGCGGAATTATTGAAAGAAGGCTCAGCTCTCTTGATTCAAATTGCGCGTACGCGAGCTTAAACCTATTTGAATACCAAATAATACGATCGTACCGACAATCAGAATTGCAGACACAGCCGCGATCGTCGGATCAACCTGTGTCCGAAGATTTTCCCACATGACAACAGGAAGCGTTCGGGTTTTGGCGCCTGCAATAAAAATCGTGACGACGAGTTCGTCAAGCGAGGTGATGAATGCAAACAAGCTTCCGGACAGCACAGCTGGGCGAATCAAGGGTAATGTTATTTTGAAAAAGGCGCCGATTGGAGTTGAGCCTAAGCCCATGGCCGCTTGCTCCAAGTTGCGGTCAATCCCCTTCAAGCTCGCCGTTATGGTAACAAAGACGATTGGAATGGCCAATATCGAATGGGCCAGAATAAGCCCCGTCAGTGTATCGGTCAGCTTCAGCGGGGCAAAGGAATGATAAAGGGCAATCCCGACAATAATAATCGGAATGATCATGGGCGCAACCATCAAGGACATGAAAACCCGCTTACCCCAGAACCTCAGGCGTGTCGCCGCCGTTGCCGCCATCGTCCCGAGAACTGTAGAAATAACAGCCGTAAGGATTGCTACGAAAATACTCCTGCCTGCCCCTTCCACCCACTCCCGGTTTTCCAGAAAGCTTATGTACCATTTAGTCGATAATCCAGGCAAAGGAAACGAGAAAAAGCTGGCTGATGTGAACGATAGCGGAATCACAACCAATATCGGTGCAATTAATGCGATTAATATTAAACCTACAACGATTCTTAGCCACATGTCAGCTCATCTCCTTCAGAACGGAATGATTCCTAATGATAAAATAGGACAGGAAAAGCAGCAGCAGGGTTATTACAAACAATACAAGAGCCAAAGCGGAGGCCAGGTGCCAGTTCAGCGTCGTGCTTACATTATTCTGGATCAGCATCGAGATCATCATATTTTTCGATCCGCCGAGTATAGCCGGAGTTATGAAA from Ferviditalea candida includes the following:
- a CDS encoding sensor histidine kinase, whose amino-acid sequence is MMHSLRTRILLSLFVVMIGSVAITVTLFTRFIDQMIVEQTRNQLQLQMDKALDIIQEEVNALDASDLPLRFKNHKLNADFYIEDSTGRVVAASDSTLIGANAPLQLEHENGIKQFVGKQVMYVFQKAGQYTVVLYTPEASVLQIFGKLVQIAVASLVVSSLVIFAIGFLSIWQITQPIRKLKETVSKYEPYRDGVSLPKAGTTEIDELMATFQAMADKIKKHQKDHMEFLQNVSHELRTPLMSIQGYAHAINEQVVSQEKGLSIITQESYRLVRMVDRLMQLTRLEESGFERKEQSFDLLDMVRQTVELLAPAAAEKGVGLQVAGHPLQVRTSGESVFQMLVNLLQNAIRYAYSEVRIEVAAVQQRADGWMIVVDDDGAGVPLDVQERMFQRYYKGSDGQTGLGLAISHKLAETIGAVLRYERSPTGGARFIIEYQS
- a CDS encoding response regulator transcription factor, whose amino-acid sequence is MASIFTVDDDSNIRQLISEYLRKDGHSVEEFASGDGLIERIRSEKPDCLILDIMMPGVNGFQLLSMIRSFSEMPIIMVSARGEAMDRIMGLELGCNDFLGKPFHPRELVGRVNAILRLVGWRKNEQDHSADEAHSEKLIKAGNLLIHEEYRQIKVQGGKELTLTSREYELLLHFAKHPNRPYSREQLIQQVWDYDFFGDVRVVDELIKRLRRKIAEVPSGFAIETVWGFGYKATVSI
- a CDS encoding ABC transporter permease, with the translated sequence MWLRIVVGLILIALIAPILVVIPLSFTSASFFSFPLPGLSTKWYISFLENREWVEGAGRSIFVAILTAVISTVLGTMAATAATRLRFWGKRVFMSLMVAPMIIPIIIVGIALYHSFAPLKLTDTLTGLILAHSILAIPIVFVTITASLKGIDRNLEQAAMGLGSTPIGAFFKITLPLIRPAVLSGSLFAFITSLDELVVTIFIAGAKTRTLPVVMWENLRTQVDPTIAAVSAILIVGTIVLFGIQIGLSSRTRNLNQES